In Mugil cephalus isolate CIBA_MC_2020 chromosome 20, CIBA_Mcephalus_1.1, whole genome shotgun sequence, the following are encoded in one genomic region:
- the LOC124998063 gene encoding uncharacterized protein LOC124998063 isoform X1, translated as MRDLILSLVSSWRHAVQQLRGSVSVHLRRPGRSDGKTHETCYLCSDGLISSNHLTCVLPCDQSPHGNRVPAESPRPVRPPPKPPVDRRLKPSFNGTSSVKPPTTSAEETAPRSCPRPHPRLLPPGPRPQLRPVSPHSSHASSVVSLECDDADRTSRPRPQGTSFRPALPTPSKAVGQKTSPPPPPLKPPPPLPSFIQTRCPPYVDVLPVETSSLRTESLCWMASSHRLNSDDEVTVQLRWLRRMSKSDFMDLTPPYHLDVQEGVRSLNQRALDLRRALYLYKLLMARSRDQLRKILSDFRGISETLDKVKQKNRNMGIAGGTTGAVGGVAAVVGIALAPVTMGVSLVATAVGAGMVASAGGMGAHAVRTNKKMVDRRTVEGLVDNYRTEVVDLEMCLDLVLCGMNELRRLDLARLHRAGALPEALRTAHLAQDVYTRTMDTRTPVHTGGLPSERLLQTFTKEMDQFFTENKGQKLKGSSKSKFSVRVDLLARNLQDELEHLELMHSMLS; from the exons ATGAGG GATCTGATTTTGTCCCTCGTGTCTTCGTGGAGACATGCAGTCCAGCAGCTCAGAGGAAGTGTCTCAGTCCATCTACGAAGACCCGGACGCTCTGACGGTAAAACCCATGAAACCTGTTACCTCTGTTCTGACGGGCTGATCTCCTCTAACCACTTAACATGTGTCCTGCCATGTGACCAGAGTCCCCATGGTAACAGGGTCCCAGCAGAGAGTCCTCGTCCTGTCCGTCCTCCTCCCAAACCACCGGTGGACAGACGTCTCAAACCAAGTTTTAATGGGACGTCCTCTGTGAAG CCTCCAACAACCAGCGCTGAAGAGACAGCTCCTCGTTCTTGTCCTCGTCCTCATCCTCGCCTTCTTCCTCCTGGTCCTCGTCCTCAGCTTCGTCCAGTGTCTCCCCACAGCAGCCATGCTTCGTCTGTAGTCAGTCTTGAGTGTGAC GATGCAGACAGGACGTCCAGACCTCGTCCTCAGGGGACGTCCTTTAGACCTGCTCTGCCCACCCCTTCTAAGGCTGTTGGACAAAAG AccagtcctcctccacctcctctcaagcctccacctcctctaccAAGCTTCATCCAGACACGCTGTCCTCCATATGTGGACGTCCTGCCTGTTGAGACG TCGTCCCTGAGGACAGAGTCTCTCTGTTGGATGGCCTCGTCTCATCGGCTGAACTCAGATGAC GAAGTCACTGTGCAGCTGAGATGGTTGAGACGGATGTCCA AGTCTGATTTCATGGACCTGACGCCCCCATATCACCTCGATGTCCAAGAGGGTGTCAG GTCCTTGAACCAGAGAGCCCTGGACCTGAGGAGAGCCCTCTACCTCTACAAGCTGCTCATGGCCCGGTCCAGAGACCAGCTACGCAAGATCCTCTCAGACTTCAGGGGCATCTCTGAGACCCTGGACAAGGTGAagcagaagaacagaaacatgggCATCGCTGGAGGAACCACCGGCGCCGTGGGGGGCGTGGCCGCCGTGGTGGGCATCGCCCTGGCCCCCGTCACCATGGGCGTGTCTCTGGTGGCTACAGCGGTCGGTGCCGGCATGGTGGCGTCTGCAGGCGGCATGGGGGCCCATGCTGTCAGAACCAATAAGAAGATGGTGGACAGGAGGACAGTGGAGGGTCTGGTGGACAACTACAGGACGGAGGTGGTCGACCTGGAGATGTGTCTAGACCTGGTCCTGTGTGGGATGAACGAGCTGCGGAGGCTGGACCTGGCCAGGCTACACCGGGCCGGAGCTCTACCTGAGGCGCTGAGGACGGCTCACCTGGCTCAGGACGTCTACACCAGGACCATGGACACCAGGACGCCGGTGCACACAGGTGGGTTGCCGTCTGAGAGACTGCTGCAGACTTTCACCAAAGAGATGGATCAGTTCTTCACAGAGAACAAAGGCCAGAAGCTGAAGGGGTCCAGCAAGAGCAAGTTTTCAGTCAGAGTGGATCTACTGGCCAGGAACCTGCAGGACGAGCTGGAACATCTGGAACTCATGCACAGCATGTTGAGCTGA
- the LOC124998063 gene encoding uncharacterized protein LOC124998063 isoform X3, whose product MQSSSSEEVSQSIYEDPDALTSPHGNRVPAESPRPVRPPPKPPVDRRLKPSFNGTSSVKPPTTSAEETAPRSCPRPHPRLLPPGPRPQLRPVSPHSSHASSVVSLECDDADRTSRPRPQGTSFRPALPTPSKAVGQKTSPPPPPLKPPPPLPSFIQTRCPPYVDVLPVETSSLRTESLCWMASSHRLNSDDEVTVQLRWLRRMSKSDFMDLTPPYHLDVQEGVRSLNQRALDLRRALYLYKLLMARSRDQLRKILSDFRGISETLDKVKQKNRNMGIAGGTTGAVGGVAAVVGIALAPVTMGVSLVATAVGAGMVASAGGMGAHAVRTNKKMVDRRTVEGLVDNYRTEVVDLEMCLDLVLCGMNELRRLDLARLHRAGALPEALRTAHLAQDVYTRTMDTRTPVHTGGLPSERLLQTFTKEMDQFFTENKGQKLKGSSKSKFSVRVDLLARNLQDELEHLELMHSMLS is encoded by the exons ATGCAGTCCAGCAGCTCAGAGGAAGTGTCTCAGTCCATCTACGAAGACCCGGACGCTCTGACG AGTCCCCATGGTAACAGGGTCCCAGCAGAGAGTCCTCGTCCTGTCCGTCCTCCTCCCAAACCACCGGTGGACAGACGTCTCAAACCAAGTTTTAATGGGACGTCCTCTGTGAAG CCTCCAACAACCAGCGCTGAAGAGACAGCTCCTCGTTCTTGTCCTCGTCCTCATCCTCGCCTTCTTCCTCCTGGTCCTCGTCCTCAGCTTCGTCCAGTGTCTCCCCACAGCAGCCATGCTTCGTCTGTAGTCAGTCTTGAGTGTGAC GATGCAGACAGGACGTCCAGACCTCGTCCTCAGGGGACGTCCTTTAGACCTGCTCTGCCCACCCCTTCTAAGGCTGTTGGACAAAAG AccagtcctcctccacctcctctcaagcctccacctcctctaccAAGCTTCATCCAGACACGCTGTCCTCCATATGTGGACGTCCTGCCTGTTGAGACG TCGTCCCTGAGGACAGAGTCTCTCTGTTGGATGGCCTCGTCTCATCGGCTGAACTCAGATGAC GAAGTCACTGTGCAGCTGAGATGGTTGAGACGGATGTCCA AGTCTGATTTCATGGACCTGACGCCCCCATATCACCTCGATGTCCAAGAGGGTGTCAG GTCCTTGAACCAGAGAGCCCTGGACCTGAGGAGAGCCCTCTACCTCTACAAGCTGCTCATGGCCCGGTCCAGAGACCAGCTACGCAAGATCCTCTCAGACTTCAGGGGCATCTCTGAGACCCTGGACAAGGTGAagcagaagaacagaaacatgggCATCGCTGGAGGAACCACCGGCGCCGTGGGGGGCGTGGCCGCCGTGGTGGGCATCGCCCTGGCCCCCGTCACCATGGGCGTGTCTCTGGTGGCTACAGCGGTCGGTGCCGGCATGGTGGCGTCTGCAGGCGGCATGGGGGCCCATGCTGTCAGAACCAATAAGAAGATGGTGGACAGGAGGACAGTGGAGGGTCTGGTGGACAACTACAGGACGGAGGTGGTCGACCTGGAGATGTGTCTAGACCTGGTCCTGTGTGGGATGAACGAGCTGCGGAGGCTGGACCTGGCCAGGCTACACCGGGCCGGAGCTCTACCTGAGGCGCTGAGGACGGCTCACCTGGCTCAGGACGTCTACACCAGGACCATGGACACCAGGACGCCGGTGCACACAGGTGGGTTGCCGTCTGAGAGACTGCTGCAGACTTTCACCAAAGAGATGGATCAGTTCTTCACAGAGAACAAAGGCCAGAAGCTGAAGGGGTCCAGCAAGAGCAAGTTTTCAGTCAGAGTGGATCTACTGGCCAGGAACCTGCAGGACGAGCTGGAACATCTGGAACTCATGCACAGCATGTTGAGCTGA
- the LOC124998063 gene encoding uncharacterized protein LOC124998063 isoform X2, with translation MRDLILSLVSSWRHAVQQLRGSVSVHLRRPGRSDGKTHETCYLCSDGLISSNHLTCVLPCDQSPHGNRVPAESPRPVRPPPKPPVDRRLKPSFNGTSSVKPPTTSAEETAPRSCPRPHPRLLPPGPRPQLRPVSPHSSHASSVDADRTSRPRPQGTSFRPALPTPSKAVGQKTSPPPPPLKPPPPLPSFIQTRCPPYVDVLPVETSSLRTESLCWMASSHRLNSDDEVTVQLRWLRRMSKSDFMDLTPPYHLDVQEGVRSLNQRALDLRRALYLYKLLMARSRDQLRKILSDFRGISETLDKVKQKNRNMGIAGGTTGAVGGVAAVVGIALAPVTMGVSLVATAVGAGMVASAGGMGAHAVRTNKKMVDRRTVEGLVDNYRTEVVDLEMCLDLVLCGMNELRRLDLARLHRAGALPEALRTAHLAQDVYTRTMDTRTPVHTGGLPSERLLQTFTKEMDQFFTENKGQKLKGSSKSKFSVRVDLLARNLQDELEHLELMHSMLS, from the exons ATGAGG GATCTGATTTTGTCCCTCGTGTCTTCGTGGAGACATGCAGTCCAGCAGCTCAGAGGAAGTGTCTCAGTCCATCTACGAAGACCCGGACGCTCTGACGGTAAAACCCATGAAACCTGTTACCTCTGTTCTGACGGGCTGATCTCCTCTAACCACTTAACATGTGTCCTGCCATGTGACCAGAGTCCCCATGGTAACAGGGTCCCAGCAGAGAGTCCTCGTCCTGTCCGTCCTCCTCCCAAACCACCGGTGGACAGACGTCTCAAACCAAGTTTTAATGGGACGTCCTCTGTGAAG CCTCCAACAACCAGCGCTGAAGAGACAGCTCCTCGTTCTTGTCCTCGTCCTCATCCTCGCCTTCTTCCTCCTGGTCCTCGTCCTCAGCTTCGTCCAGTGTCTCCCCACAGCAGCCATGCTTCGTCTGTA GATGCAGACAGGACGTCCAGACCTCGTCCTCAGGGGACGTCCTTTAGACCTGCTCTGCCCACCCCTTCTAAGGCTGTTGGACAAAAG AccagtcctcctccacctcctctcaagcctccacctcctctaccAAGCTTCATCCAGACACGCTGTCCTCCATATGTGGACGTCCTGCCTGTTGAGACG TCGTCCCTGAGGACAGAGTCTCTCTGTTGGATGGCCTCGTCTCATCGGCTGAACTCAGATGAC GAAGTCACTGTGCAGCTGAGATGGTTGAGACGGATGTCCA AGTCTGATTTCATGGACCTGACGCCCCCATATCACCTCGATGTCCAAGAGGGTGTCAG GTCCTTGAACCAGAGAGCCCTGGACCTGAGGAGAGCCCTCTACCTCTACAAGCTGCTCATGGCCCGGTCCAGAGACCAGCTACGCAAGATCCTCTCAGACTTCAGGGGCATCTCTGAGACCCTGGACAAGGTGAagcagaagaacagaaacatgggCATCGCTGGAGGAACCACCGGCGCCGTGGGGGGCGTGGCCGCCGTGGTGGGCATCGCCCTGGCCCCCGTCACCATGGGCGTGTCTCTGGTGGCTACAGCGGTCGGTGCCGGCATGGTGGCGTCTGCAGGCGGCATGGGGGCCCATGCTGTCAGAACCAATAAGAAGATGGTGGACAGGAGGACAGTGGAGGGTCTGGTGGACAACTACAGGACGGAGGTGGTCGACCTGGAGATGTGTCTAGACCTGGTCCTGTGTGGGATGAACGAGCTGCGGAGGCTGGACCTGGCCAGGCTACACCGGGCCGGAGCTCTACCTGAGGCGCTGAGGACGGCTCACCTGGCTCAGGACGTCTACACCAGGACCATGGACACCAGGACGCCGGTGCACACAGGTGGGTTGCCGTCTGAGAGACTGCTGCAGACTTTCACCAAAGAGATGGATCAGTTCTTCACAGAGAACAAAGGCCAGAAGCTGAAGGGGTCCAGCAAGAGCAAGTTTTCAGTCAGAGTGGATCTACTGGCCAGGAACCTGCAGGACGAGCTGGAACATCTGGAACTCATGCACAGCATGTTGAGCTGA